In a genomic window of Ranitomeya imitator isolate aRanImi1 chromosome 5, aRanImi1.pri, whole genome shotgun sequence:
- the D2HGDH gene encoding D-2-hydroxyglutarate dehydrogenase, mitochondrial isoform X2, which translates to MATSVIINVIHLVNSRGSRITSLTGRRREPAQLVEAESRLNMSYFSLKVGSRKLWHARRILGEPRWGQIPLMLIYRFMSQAKDPPLTAERYKVSRLPFTEVSVADVRYFQEIIPGRVFTDEGDLKTHNIDWLRTVRGHGKVLVKPRTTEEVSMILKYCNERGLAVTPQGGNTSLVGGSVPVFDEILISTALMDQVISFDDVSGALVCQAGCVLESLNQYLGERGYTMPLDLGAKGSCHIGGNLATNAGGLRLLRYGSLRGTVLGLEAVLPDGSVLDCLNSLRKDNTGYDLKQLFIGSEGTLGIITALSILCPRKPSAVNVALLGCEHFSKVLQVFTLCRDQLGEILSACEFMDSESMRMVQTHLKLINPLPDNAFYVLVETSGSCGKHDEEKLNIFLEKAIDSGFVTSGTVATNQGKIMSLWALRERITEALALDGYVFKYDLSMPVEKLYALVEETRARVGSSALGVVGYGHLGDGNLHLNITAKSHTDTLLSALEPFVYEWTSKHHGSISAEHGLGFKKRDHIYYSKSRGAVHIMQQLKQMLDPKGIMNPYKTIPPAD; encoded by the exons GTTAAACATGAGCTATTTCAGCCTCAAGGTGGGTTCAAGAAAATTGTGGCATGCAAGGAGGATCCTGGGTGAGCCACGATGGGGGCAAATCCCCTTAATGTTGATCTATAGATTTATGAGTCAAGCAAAGGACCCACCACTCACAGCGGAAAGGTACAAAGTGTCCCGCCTGCCCTTCACAGAAGTCTCTGTAGCAGATGTCCGGTACTTTCAGGAAATAATTCCTGGTAGAGTTTTCACAGATGAAGGCGACTTGAAAACTCATAACATTGACTGGTTACGAACAGTGAGAG GTCATGGCAAAGTACTGGTAAAGCCTCGGACTACAGAAGAGGTTTCTATGATCCTGAA GTATTGTAATGAAAGGGGCCTTGCTGTAACTCCTCAGGGAGGAAATACAAGCTTAGTAGGAGGCAGTGTCCCTGTGTTTGATGAGATCCTCATCTCTACTGCTCTCATGGATCAAGTGATCAGCTTCGATGATGTTTCCG GTGCCCTCGTGTGCCAGGCAGGCTGTGTTTTAGAGTCGCTGAACCAATATCTAGGAGAACGGGGTTACACCATGCCGTTAGATCTAGGAGCAAAGGGAAGCTGTCACATAGGGGGCAACTTGGCAACAAATGCTGGTGGTCTCAGACTTCTGCGATATGGATCCTTACGAGGGACAGTCTTGGGACTAGAAGCC GTCCTTCCTGATGGCTCTGTCCTGGACTGTCTCAACTCTCTGCGCAAGGATAACACGGGCTATGATCTGAAGCAGCTGTTCATTGGCTCCGAAGGAACATTAGGCATCATAACCGCTTTATCCATTTTGTGCCCACGCAAACCCAGCGCGGTAAACGTGGCCCTGTTAG GATGCGAACATTTCAGTAAAGTTCTGCAGGTGTTTACACTGTGCAGAGATCAACTTGGAGAGATTCTGTCTGCTTGTGAGTTCATGGATTCCGAGTCTATGAGGATGGTGCAAACTCATCTGAAACTTATTAATCCTTTACCAG ACAATGCATTCTACGTATTGGTAGAGACTTCTGGATCCTGTGGAAAGCACGATGAAGAGAAACTCAATATATTTCTGGAGAAGGCAATAGACTCCGGATTTGTGACTTCAGGAACAGTAGCAACCAACCAGGGTAAAATAATG TCCCTCTGGGCCTTACGGGAACGTATCACGGAGGCTCTAGCCCTTGATGGTTACGTCTTCAAATATGACCTATCGATGCCTGTGGAGAAACTGTATGCACTTGTTGAAGAAACAAGGGCTCGTGTTGGGTCCTCTGCTCTGGGTGTAGTTGGTTATGGACATTTAG GTGATGGAAACTTGCATTTAAACATCACAGCAAAGTCGCACACTGACACCTTACTGTCAGCCCTGGAGCCTTTTGTGTATGAATGGACCTCTAAGCACCATGGCAGTATCAGTGCTGAGCATGGACTGGGATTCAAAAAGAGGGACCACATTTATTACAGCAAGTCCAGAGGAGCGGTACACATCATGCAGCAGCTTAAACAAATGCTGGACCCTAAAGGCATTATGAACCCATACAAGACAATCCCCCCAGCTGACTGA
- the D2HGDH gene encoding D-2-hydroxyglutarate dehydrogenase, mitochondrial isoform X1, with translation MISEWLRVRKLCPGCVHKQRIKEKSSRHIRREYVMDYDTIFWIRELRLNMSYFSLKVGSRKLWHARRILGEPRWGQIPLMLIYRFMSQAKDPPLTAERYKVSRLPFTEVSVADVRYFQEIIPGRVFTDEGDLKTHNIDWLRTVRGHGKVLVKPRTTEEVSMILKYCNERGLAVTPQGGNTSLVGGSVPVFDEILISTALMDQVISFDDVSGALVCQAGCVLESLNQYLGERGYTMPLDLGAKGSCHIGGNLATNAGGLRLLRYGSLRGTVLGLEAVLPDGSVLDCLNSLRKDNTGYDLKQLFIGSEGTLGIITALSILCPRKPSAVNVALLGCEHFSKVLQVFTLCRDQLGEILSACEFMDSESMRMVQTHLKLINPLPDNAFYVLVETSGSCGKHDEEKLNIFLEKAIDSGFVTSGTVATNQGKIMSLWALRERITEALALDGYVFKYDLSMPVEKLYALVEETRARVGSSALGVVGYGHLGDGNLHLNITAKSHTDTLLSALEPFVYEWTSKHHGSISAEHGLGFKKRDHIYYSKSRGAVHIMQQLKQMLDPKGIMNPYKTIPPAD, from the exons GTTAAACATGAGCTATTTCAGCCTCAAGGTGGGTTCAAGAAAATTGTGGCATGCAAGGAGGATCCTGGGTGAGCCACGATGGGGGCAAATCCCCTTAATGTTGATCTATAGATTTATGAGTCAAGCAAAGGACCCACCACTCACAGCGGAAAGGTACAAAGTGTCCCGCCTGCCCTTCACAGAAGTCTCTGTAGCAGATGTCCGGTACTTTCAGGAAATAATTCCTGGTAGAGTTTTCACAGATGAAGGCGACTTGAAAACTCATAACATTGACTGGTTACGAACAGTGAGAG GTCATGGCAAAGTACTGGTAAAGCCTCGGACTACAGAAGAGGTTTCTATGATCCTGAA GTATTGTAATGAAAGGGGCCTTGCTGTAACTCCTCAGGGAGGAAATACAAGCTTAGTAGGAGGCAGTGTCCCTGTGTTTGATGAGATCCTCATCTCTACTGCTCTCATGGATCAAGTGATCAGCTTCGATGATGTTTCCG GTGCCCTCGTGTGCCAGGCAGGCTGTGTTTTAGAGTCGCTGAACCAATATCTAGGAGAACGGGGTTACACCATGCCGTTAGATCTAGGAGCAAAGGGAAGCTGTCACATAGGGGGCAACTTGGCAACAAATGCTGGTGGTCTCAGACTTCTGCGATATGGATCCTTACGAGGGACAGTCTTGGGACTAGAAGCC GTCCTTCCTGATGGCTCTGTCCTGGACTGTCTCAACTCTCTGCGCAAGGATAACACGGGCTATGATCTGAAGCAGCTGTTCATTGGCTCCGAAGGAACATTAGGCATCATAACCGCTTTATCCATTTTGTGCCCACGCAAACCCAGCGCGGTAAACGTGGCCCTGTTAG GATGCGAACATTTCAGTAAAGTTCTGCAGGTGTTTACACTGTGCAGAGATCAACTTGGAGAGATTCTGTCTGCTTGTGAGTTCATGGATTCCGAGTCTATGAGGATGGTGCAAACTCATCTGAAACTTATTAATCCTTTACCAG ACAATGCATTCTACGTATTGGTAGAGACTTCTGGATCCTGTGGAAAGCACGATGAAGAGAAACTCAATATATTTCTGGAGAAGGCAATAGACTCCGGATTTGTGACTTCAGGAACAGTAGCAACCAACCAGGGTAAAATAATG TCCCTCTGGGCCTTACGGGAACGTATCACGGAGGCTCTAGCCCTTGATGGTTACGTCTTCAAATATGACCTATCGATGCCTGTGGAGAAACTGTATGCACTTGTTGAAGAAACAAGGGCTCGTGTTGGGTCCTCTGCTCTGGGTGTAGTTGGTTATGGACATTTAG GTGATGGAAACTTGCATTTAAACATCACAGCAAAGTCGCACACTGACACCTTACTGTCAGCCCTGGAGCCTTTTGTGTATGAATGGACCTCTAAGCACCATGGCAGTATCAGTGCTGAGCATGGACTGGGATTCAAAAAGAGGGACCACATTTATTACAGCAAGTCCAGAGGAGCGGTACACATCATGCAGCAGCTTAAACAAATGCTGGACCCTAAAGGCATTATGAACCCATACAAGACAATCCCCCCAGCTGACTGA
- the D2HGDH gene encoding D-2-hydroxyglutarate dehydrogenase, mitochondrial isoform X3, translated as MLGLFTMLEMISRAKSTCLSDGHDNDVLRLNMSYFSLKVGSRKLWHARRILGEPRWGQIPLMLIYRFMSQAKDPPLTAERYKVSRLPFTEVSVADVRYFQEIIPGRVFTDEGDLKTHNIDWLRTVRGHGKVLVKPRTTEEVSMILKYCNERGLAVTPQGGNTSLVGGSVPVFDEILISTALMDQVISFDDVSGALVCQAGCVLESLNQYLGERGYTMPLDLGAKGSCHIGGNLATNAGGLRLLRYGSLRGTVLGLEAVLPDGSVLDCLNSLRKDNTGYDLKQLFIGSEGTLGIITALSILCPRKPSAVNVALLGCEHFSKVLQVFTLCRDQLGEILSACEFMDSESMRMVQTHLKLINPLPDNAFYVLVETSGSCGKHDEEKLNIFLEKAIDSGFVTSGTVATNQGKIMSLWALRERITEALALDGYVFKYDLSMPVEKLYALVEETRARVGSSALGVVGYGHLGDGNLHLNITAKSHTDTLLSALEPFVYEWTSKHHGSISAEHGLGFKKRDHIYYSKSRGAVHIMQQLKQMLDPKGIMNPYKTIPPAD; from the exons GTTAAACATGAGCTATTTCAGCCTCAAGGTGGGTTCAAGAAAATTGTGGCATGCAAGGAGGATCCTGGGTGAGCCACGATGGGGGCAAATCCCCTTAATGTTGATCTATAGATTTATGAGTCAAGCAAAGGACCCACCACTCACAGCGGAAAGGTACAAAGTGTCCCGCCTGCCCTTCACAGAAGTCTCTGTAGCAGATGTCCGGTACTTTCAGGAAATAATTCCTGGTAGAGTTTTCACAGATGAAGGCGACTTGAAAACTCATAACATTGACTGGTTACGAACAGTGAGAG GTCATGGCAAAGTACTGGTAAAGCCTCGGACTACAGAAGAGGTTTCTATGATCCTGAA GTATTGTAATGAAAGGGGCCTTGCTGTAACTCCTCAGGGAGGAAATACAAGCTTAGTAGGAGGCAGTGTCCCTGTGTTTGATGAGATCCTCATCTCTACTGCTCTCATGGATCAAGTGATCAGCTTCGATGATGTTTCCG GTGCCCTCGTGTGCCAGGCAGGCTGTGTTTTAGAGTCGCTGAACCAATATCTAGGAGAACGGGGTTACACCATGCCGTTAGATCTAGGAGCAAAGGGAAGCTGTCACATAGGGGGCAACTTGGCAACAAATGCTGGTGGTCTCAGACTTCTGCGATATGGATCCTTACGAGGGACAGTCTTGGGACTAGAAGCC GTCCTTCCTGATGGCTCTGTCCTGGACTGTCTCAACTCTCTGCGCAAGGATAACACGGGCTATGATCTGAAGCAGCTGTTCATTGGCTCCGAAGGAACATTAGGCATCATAACCGCTTTATCCATTTTGTGCCCACGCAAACCCAGCGCGGTAAACGTGGCCCTGTTAG GATGCGAACATTTCAGTAAAGTTCTGCAGGTGTTTACACTGTGCAGAGATCAACTTGGAGAGATTCTGTCTGCTTGTGAGTTCATGGATTCCGAGTCTATGAGGATGGTGCAAACTCATCTGAAACTTATTAATCCTTTACCAG ACAATGCATTCTACGTATTGGTAGAGACTTCTGGATCCTGTGGAAAGCACGATGAAGAGAAACTCAATATATTTCTGGAGAAGGCAATAGACTCCGGATTTGTGACTTCAGGAACAGTAGCAACCAACCAGGGTAAAATAATG TCCCTCTGGGCCTTACGGGAACGTATCACGGAGGCTCTAGCCCTTGATGGTTACGTCTTCAAATATGACCTATCGATGCCTGTGGAGAAACTGTATGCACTTGTTGAAGAAACAAGGGCTCGTGTTGGGTCCTCTGCTCTGGGTGTAGTTGGTTATGGACATTTAG GTGATGGAAACTTGCATTTAAACATCACAGCAAAGTCGCACACTGACACCTTACTGTCAGCCCTGGAGCCTTTTGTGTATGAATGGACCTCTAAGCACCATGGCAGTATCAGTGCTGAGCATGGACTGGGATTCAAAAAGAGGGACCACATTTATTACAGCAAGTCCAGAGGAGCGGTACACATCATGCAGCAGCTTAAACAAATGCTGGACCCTAAAGGCATTATGAACCCATACAAGACAATCCCCCCAGCTGACTGA